The Glycine soja cultivar W05 chromosome 19, ASM419377v2, whole genome shotgun sequence genomic sequence TCATTTGCCATCCCTGCATGGTTTCTCAAATACTCATATTCAAACTTTGATATTATAATTAACGAACTAGGCTTTGTTAAATTACTAATTCTCTCTTTCATGGCATTCTCCGTAAGAATCTTGAGCTTCTCCAAGGCTAAAGCTTCTGATGATTTCACTGCTTCTAGCTCCTGCATGGCACCTTGAAATCTTTCCTCACTCCCCTTTATCTCCAACAAGGCCTTTTTAATCTCTTCTTTGGTGCCTGCAACCTCTCCATTTATTATaagctctttttctttttttgctgctTCTGTTTCGGACTTGAGCTTATCAAGAGTTTTTGACAAGTTACTGACTATTGATTTGGCCTTTTCCTCTGCAGCAGACACGGCTTCTAATTTAGATTTTGCTCTCAAGAGCTTGTAACTGAGGTTTCGAACTTTTGCACCAATTTTCGATTCCGTGTTCTTTAAATGATTCGTGGCTGCACTCACATGCTTCAGCTCATTTCTTGTGACATCCATAGAGGCCATAAACTTAAAACCTTGTTCTCTAATGGAAGCCAAGTCTTTCTTTGCTGCCTCTATTTCTTCTTTTGTAGCCTCTAACACACCAACATCTCTTGATTGATCTTCTTCTATATGCTCCATGCTCTCACCACCTCTTCCATGTACCCTTTTCCCCGTTTTCTTAACAAACTTCAACTCATTCTTCAACATATCAATATCAGACAATGTCGTGGCCAATTTCATTTCGAGCTCTTTTGTCTCATCTATCTCTTCAATGGCCTCTTTCAACTTGTTCCTTGTGTTTTCAACAGTTTCAATGTCTCTCAGTTCATTCAAAGCGTCCATTCTGGCCAATTCAACCACCACTTGTTCTTCACTGGCTTCCTCAATCTCCTTCCTCAGTTTTTGTGCTACTCTTGAGAAGGACAGCATGGTGGATCTCGATGCTTCGATTTCCTTCTCCGCTCGCAGTTTCTCCTCCAAAACAGAACCCACATCAAGCTTAAGTTGGAACAATTCCCGCTTAGCATGTTCCAATTCTCTCATAACTTGAGAATACTCATTATCATCCTTGCTCGGTTTCACATACTTCTTTAGTGGTGCCATGTCTCGCATTTCGGCTTTTGCCTTGTAGATAGATTCCCCAATCATAGAGAAAAGATCTTTCACTGTCTGTTTAGCATTGGAAAGCTCAGCTTCTGCTTGAGCTTTTGCAGATTCTGCTGCCCATTTGGTCTCTTCGTACCGAACAATATCATTGCTTGCTCTGTGGAGTTCTTTTGCTTTTGAAGAGTGCTTCTGAGGAATATTTAACAAAACAATGTTGTTATCAAGTGCTCTAATTAAAAGGACACCTAAAGAAtctataaatagaatttttttaactcaaaatCTTAATAATGGTGTGTTCATGTTGTGTGGGCAAGAATTGTACACGAAGAGATATTTGGTGCAATACTAATTGAAagatatggaaaaaaaaagggggttaAAATGATTTCGACATACAGAAAGAAGACCACTCAAGACATGAGTGACGAGAGTAGAATACATGGTGTGTTTATTTCATGAAAAGGGAGATGAATCTTATAGTAAATAATATATctcctaaaatttaattaacaaggTGTAATTTATGTAACTgacttttattgttattgttgtgtGTTGGTAAGGGTTTTTCAGAAAATCTTTTCAATTTAGATTTATTACTTAACAGTgtcaaacttgtaaaaattcttGTTGAGAAAAATTGCACAAACCAATTTAGTAGAATAAATGGCATCAACTGCAGCTAGATGAAGATTAATGAGGAACATACATACCGTTGAGAAATCTTTTTTCAGCGAAGGACTATTAACATCTGCAATATTCCTGTTACCACATAAGTTAACACCGGCTTTAACCAAACCAATTCCTCTTGTTGTGTTACCAGGCTTTGAGGCTGAGCCATCCATATCCTATGTATTCCTGTTTGGAACCACACTACTGAACTGATGAAGGTTTAATTCAGATACATAATCAGAATTGTTCACTtataatttgttctataataaTAGTGTCACTTTTGAACTAGTAGTTGCAAAAGGGTATAACACTAAGTACACGTAGTATAACttatagctagctagctagcctAGCCACACTAAGCAGTGATATAATTAAGAAACGAGCATAAAGGCTTGAAATGGCTTACCAGCTGAGTGAGATTGTTGTTGGAGACTGGTTAGCTCAAAAATCAAACATGTTAGGAGGGAGAACTTTTGTGGCTGAGAATTGTAATAAGCTCAAAGGGTTGAGAATAGGAAGAGGGTGATGAGGTCCACATGACTGGCTGCTATTGGACACATTCTACTGTTATTCCTTTCAGATTTTTCGTACACTATTCTCTTCTTCAAAATATTGTTAAGTTgttctcaaatttattttattccattggacatatcaattaaaatatcattttcatacTTTGTCTGCTTCGTTTCCCTTATTGCAAAGGTGGAAATATATCCAccggtgttttttttattattatatgttaaaacacaattttatgatattatttaaaaacaatttagagAAAGATATTCCACTTCTATTTCTAGCGTGCAATGAGCGCCAACTCAAATATTTCGTTTTTTTATAGCATCTTGATTTTGAAAGTTCTCATAAAATTCCATCGTTACCTGTTGCATCAATCCTTTTTATTCCTAAAATTTCTCAAATTTGATAACTATGATCGCAATTTAAAACTTTGTCTTCAGGAAAATAATAACAGCATTGCTATTcagttaaggaaaaaaaaaaagaacagtaCTGATTCACCATGAATAAAAATGAATGTTTGTCGTTAGTCAGTTGTTAAGTATCAATACAAACAATAAATTGTAACAAAAAGACAAGCCACGATTTTAGTTTAAggtttttgccttttcttttttgtgccaATATGTGATTTCCGAatactaaaaatacatttaaaacaaTAACAGACAGAATCTATAATATAAATCCTtgatataaaagtttttttttatatataggagTGGAAAAAACTCCGATCCGCAAATACTTGCTGTTAAAATTTGGTATGATATAAAAtgtatagataaataaatattcatttaacattttattatttcaatttttaagatgattagttattaaaaataaattaaaatattgaaagtGACATCTCTTTTATCCTACACtgggaaaaaaatagaaaatattactattttaccttttgtttaaATGAAATGTTAGGACACGATAGTACTATATTTTTCAGATTCTATTTAAACTAATTGGGTATTTTAATAGTTTATATTGTCCTAATAATTTCGTTGAGACAAAgggtaaaattattatattttttatttgtaggatAAAAGAGAAGAAGTTGAAACTAAAAAGGAGCAATTACTTAATTACTTAATGCAACT encodes the following:
- the LOC114400720 gene encoding protein PLASTID MOVEMENT IMPAIRED 2-like — protein: MDGSASKPGNTTRGIGLVKAGVNLCGNRNIADVNSPSLKKDFSTKHSSKAKELHRASNDIVRYEETKWAAESAKAQAEAELSNAKQTVKDLFSMIGESIYKAKAEMRDMAPLKKYVKPSKDDNEYSQVMRELEHAKRELFQLKLDVGSVLEEKLRAEKEIEASRSTMLSFSRVAQKLRKEIEEASEEQVVVELARMDALNELRDIETVENTRNKLKEAIEEIDETKELEMKLATTLSDIDMLKNELKFVKKTGKRVHGRGGESMEHIEEDQSRDVGVLEATKEEIEAAKKDLASIREQGFKFMASMDVTRNELKHVSAATNHLKNTESKIGAKVRNLSYKLLRAKSKLEAVSAAEEKAKSIVSNLSKTLDKLKSETEAAKKEKELIINGEVAGTKEEIKKALLEIKGSEERFQGAMQELEAVKSSEALALEKLKILTENAMKERISNLTKPSSLIIISKFEYEYLRNHAGMANEIAEKKVEAAKAWVEAVRESEKEIVMKTKIAATEGKAKEKLVPKRVNNELELENWSKYGTGISRKSIKTPSRGANSKFHQKASSPHRPVSPFIVKKKNKVITNWTKIFRGKKHH